The following proteins come from a genomic window of Hydractinia symbiolongicarpus strain clone_291-10 chromosome 2, HSymV2.1, whole genome shotgun sequence:
- the LOC130629672 gene encoding uncharacterized protein LOC130629672 isoform X3, producing MLSFKESPFMRRPSLPSSDATFILNGLENLIPNLNTNIKKMLNLDLPVHSQQRRHSMNDIPMIEVKPPSPGTPPARRPSYIADNLNKVLNETLEICRIKIRRCSAPSMQSFLDVEKPTDKPRRVSMPCISAEHLLQVPKPSKNKRRQRRHSLPSVALSSQSDDALKPPGRRNKRHSVTNFSSGQDLYSAYRSQTNIPFKVHEIYISGNHNSLVHLEKNINNDVINNDDLIVNMAASIESKQSGSREIKKDFSVHTSYDVNYHVPVTQDGERQLKTESADYSNSFLLHESEKQLKNNKGLDNSLINETQSCKTFNTINSQDALENQLNLQDNGDSNITEDFKKLRSGFIEQTFTREVTPYRHISSCESFNNNTIKLQDLNNRDKNNNTSCLDYTDLKNKGGCIETNGFCGVAKNTSLGSQQLIERCEDFETRELLNEHKELHAQKERNVQQKLEEKKNIKSFSSKMKFDVKTETLIDFNVTEEMIDIKKFQDREKLVLDLSVNDELFHTTTTADVDVTLTDDVVNNRENAISSENTGNWLIDTNSKTDSKVTKYNERSSNKNKIESLSATSSPTKSHLPEPLEKASSMSHLDNFVRTSKHLLQRGQRAISLHEDSIKHSDMFNSLGSTRQPGSHGNLEEKTSGSLDELETNQKLRPVRMNKEFANAMFRKAVSLCELQNMKLKENMAKIEKRFISTEVISKDVEEDTDEWFPRLSYKDCSSCTSCRSRSSSYHSLLYDEDTATNYQIYQPTVCDVNDNTKITSKNNDETVSPTDKMAAFKSKKDMFVKQSHTALGSFKEKLRRTKSKT from the coding sequence ATGTTATCGTTCAAAGAAAGTCCATTTATGCGGCGACCAAGTCTACCATCCAGCGACGCAACCTTTATTTTGAATGGTTTAGAAAATTTAATACCAAATTTGAACACCAATATCAAGAAAATGCTAAATTTGGATCTCCCCGTACATTCTCAGCAACGCCGTCATTCTATGAATGATATACCGATGATCGAAGTCAAACCACCGTCACCAGGGACACCACCGGCACGACGTCCGTCATATATTGCAGATAAcctaaataaagttttaaacgaaACTCTTGAAATTTGTAGAATAAAGATTCGTCGCTGCTCTGCCCCATCAATGCAATCATTTCTCGACGTCGAAAAGCCGACGGATAAACCACGTCGAGTGTCGATGCCGTGTATTTCAGCTGAACATTTGCTACAAGTTCCAAAACCGAGTAAAAATAAACGAAGACAACGTCGTCATAGTTTACCATCTGTAGCACTATCGTCACAAAGTGACGACGCATTAAAGCCGCCTGGGAGACGAAATAAGCGGCATAGCGTGACGAACTTTTCGTCGGGTCAAGATCTATATTCTGCATACAGAAGCCAAACAAATATTCCATTTAAAGTTCATGAAATTTATATCTCTGGCAATCATAATAGCTTGGTACActtagaaaaaaacataaataatgaCGTAATTAATAACGATGACCTCATAGTAAACATGGCAGCTAGTATTGAATCAAAACAAAGCGGTTCACGCGAgatcaaaaaagatttttcagtCCATACATCGTATGACGTCAATTATCATGTACCGGTAACACAGGATGGAGAGAGACAATTAAAAACCGAGTCAGCTGATTATTCAAATAGCTTTTTATTACACGAGAGTgaaaagcaattaaaaaataataagggCTTGGACAATTCATTGATTAACGAGACGCAAAGCTGTAAAACTTTTAACACAATTAATTCGCAGGACGCGCTTGAAAATCAACTTAATTTACAAGACAACGGCGATTCGAATATCACGGAAGACTTCAAAAAGTTGAGAAGTGGATTTATTGAACAAACATTTACACGAGAAGTTACGCCTTATCGTCACATATCAAGCTGTGAAAGTTTTAATAACAATACAATCAAATTACAAGATTTGAATAATCgagataaaaacaacaatacTAGTTGTCTCGATTATACAGACTTGAAGAATAAAGGCGGTTGTATCGAAACAAACGGTTTTTGTGGTGTAGCTAAGAATACTTCACTTGGCTCGCAACAATTAATTGAACGTTGTGAAGATTTTGAAACACGAGAACTACTTAATGAGCATAAAGAGTTACACGCACAGAAAGAACGCAACGTGCAACAGAAGCTAGAAGAGAAGAAGAATATTAAAAGTTTTTCAAGTAAAATGAAGTTCGACGTGAAAACAGAAACTCTTATCGACTTTAACGTAACAGAAGAAATGATCGATATAAAGAAATTTCAGGATCGAGAAAAATTAGTGCTCGATTTGAGTGTGAACGACGAGTTGTTCCACACGACAACGACAGCTGATGTTGATGTCACTTTAACCGATGACGTCGTTAATAATAGAGAAAATGCGATATCGTCGGAAAATACCGGAAATTGGTTAATTGACACCAACAGCAAAACAGATTCCAAAGTTACTAAATATAATGAGAGATCttctaacaaaaacaaaattgaatCCTTGTCTGCTACTAGCTCCCCGACTAAAAGTCATTTACCAGAACCACTAGAAAAGGCTAGCAGCATGTCTCATTTAGACAACTTTGTACGAACATCGAAACATTTACTTCAGCGGGGACAGCGAGCAATTTCATTACATGAAGATTCTATAAAACACTCAGATATGTTTAATTCATTAGGTTCCACCCGTCAACCCGGTAGTCATGGCAACCTTGAAGAAAAAACGTCAGGCTCTTTAGATGAATTAGAGACAAACCAGAAATTACGACCAGTTCGAATGAACAAAGAATTTGCGAACGCTATGTTTCGCAAAGCAGTCAGTTTGTGCGAACTACAAAACATGAAACTGAAAGAAAACATGGCAAAGattgaaaaaagatttatttcgaCTGAAGTTATCAGCAAAGACGTCGAAGAAGACACGGATGAGTGGTTTCCACGTCTGTCGTACAAAGATTGCTCGTCTTGTACATCATGTCGGTCAAGATCGTCGTCATATCATTCGCTGCTTTACGATGAAGACACGGCAACgaattatcaaatttatcagccGACGGTATGTGACGTTAATGATAACACGAAAATCACGTCAAAAAATAACGACGAAACGGTTTCTCCGACCGATAAAATGGCGGCCTTTAAGTCGAAAAAGGACATGTTTGTGAAGCAAAGCCACACAGCTTTGGGGAGTTTTAAAGAGAAACTTCGGAGAACAAAATCCAAAACATAA
- the LOC130629675 gene encoding reticulon-4-interacting protein 1 homolog, mitochondrial-like isoform X1: protein MQMFCKKLPNFNLPIKKLKCSLVSKAYHLPSQMKCVELNKYADCLDDLKINATTSPPTDKEIGAHQALIKVMAASINPFDIEMTRGYGREAMNVFRRMSKYPEFPLILGRDCSGIVIKRGKRFRRFKVGDAVTCVRWIDGQGTHAEYVVVNKCEMSLKPCNLTHTEASSFPYVGCTTWNALIHSGVVPITGRPKKVFIPGGTGGIGSFAVQLCQSFGHDVFTTCATDGIKILNNIGIKNVIDYTSTNYLRDLESCGPFDVMYDTLNEKYFELFKGLLRDMSFSSYVSLRPTLLPEMDEQGVALGLLKSGGKFLQSNLSQLSSGKGSYRWGFFTPNALMLDQIRPLIESGKIKPLIDKVFTIDDALDAYKHVAEGHTRGKTIIKMTED, encoded by the exons AT gcaaatgttttgcaaaaaattacCCAACTTTAACTTGCCaataaagaaattgaaatgCAGTTTGGTTTCAAAGGCGTATCACTTGCCCAGTCAAATGAAATGTGTGGAACTTAATAAATATGCTGATTGCCTTGATGACCTAAAAATTAATGCAACAACATCACCTCCAACTGATAAAGAAATAGGGGCTCATCAGGCTTTAATAAAGGTTATGGCTGCATCTATCAATCCATTTGATATCGAAATGACTAGAGGATATGGTCGAGAAGCTATGAATGTTTTCCGAAGAATGTCAAAATATCCAGAATTTCCTTTAATATTAGGTCGTGATTGTTCTGGAATTGTGATCAAACGTGGCAAACGTTTTCGGCGATTTAAAGTTGGAGACGCTGTTACTTGTGTACGTTGGATTGATGGGCAAGGAACTCATGCAGAGTATGTGGTTGTAAATAAATGCGAGATGTCACTTAAACCATGTAACTTAACACATACAGAGGCTTCAAGTTTTCCATATGTTGGATGTACCACTTGGAATGCGCTTATCCATTCAGGGGTAGTACCCATCACTGGTAgaccaaaaaaagtatttattccTGGTGGTACTGGAGGTATCGGATCATTTGCTGTACAGTTGTGTCAGAGTTTTGGACATGATGTGTTTACAACATGTGCCACAGAtggtattaaaattttaaacaacatTGGAATTAAGAATGTGATCGATTATACTTCAACAAACTACTTACGTGATCTTGAATCATGTGGCCCATTTGATGTTATGTATGACACACTGAACGAAAAATACTTTGAACTTTTTAAGGGACTTTTGAGAGACATGTCATTTTCAAGTTATGTGTCACTTCGCCCTACTTTACTACCCGAGATGGATGAACAAGGCGTGGCATTGGGTTTATTAAAATCTGGTGGAAAGTTTTTGCAATCCAATTTATCACAACTATCATCTGGAAAGGGAAGTTATAGATGGGGTTTTTTCACTCCCAATGCATTAATGTTGGACCAAATTAGGCCActaattgagagtggaaagataaagccattaattgacaaagtatttactATCGATGACGCATTAGATGCTTATAAACATGTTGCAGAGGGCCACACACGtggtaaaacaataataaaaatgacCGAAGACTAG
- the LOC130629678 gene encoding ubiquitin-like-conjugating enzyme ATG10 has protein sequence MDGCITRERFDKECEQIIKRSAELKDNFTLESSKHDEFCKYLCKHTTKIITVDDDKNVYENNEMDDSMNEEDVPVDKLSASVKHSDVVNFKHHIVYSDSYNVPVMYFTATSTDGRIKTLEEIWQLVPEQQKHALQDKWSFITQQEHPYLQIPCYQLHPCHTSNFMKALSTTNSNYLLMWISAIGPVVNLNLPMAYFHSIP, from the exons ATGGATGGATGCATAACAAGGGAACGTTTTGATAAAGAATGTGAACAAATTATCAAACGAAGTGCTGAGTTAAAGGATAACTTCACATTGGAATCATCAAAG CACGATGAATTTTGCAAGTATTTATGTAAACACACAACGAAAATCATTACCGTGGATGATGACAAAAATGTGTATGAGAACAATGAAATGGATGACAGCATGAATGAAGAAGACGTTCCAGTTGATAAA TTGTCTGCATCAGTGAAGCATTCAGACGTCGTAAATTTCAAACATCATATCGTCTATAGCGATAGTTACAATGTCCCAGTCATGTATTTTACAGCAACTTCGACAG ATGGAAGAATAAAAACACTGGAAGAAATATGGCAGCTTGTTCCTGAACAACAAAAGCACGCTTTGCAGGACAAATGGTCATTTATTACTCAACAa gagCACCCATATTTGCAGATACCGTGTTATCAGTTACACCCGTGTCACACGTCAAATTTTATGAAAGCTTTGTCGACAACAAACAG CAACTATCTTTTAATGTGGATAAGTGCGATTGGTCCTGTCGTGAATTTAAACCTACCCATGGCTTACTTCCATTCGATACCGTGA
- the LOC130629675 gene encoding reticulon-4-interacting protein 1 homolog, mitochondrial-like isoform X2, whose translation MFCKKLPNFNLPIKKLKCSLVSKAYHLPSQMKCVELNKYADCLDDLKINATTSPPTDKEIGAHQALIKVMAASINPFDIEMTRGYGREAMNVFRRMSKYPEFPLILGRDCSGIVIKRGKRFRRFKVGDAVTCVRWIDGQGTHAEYVVVNKCEMSLKPCNLTHTEASSFPYVGCTTWNALIHSGVVPITGRPKKVFIPGGTGGIGSFAVQLCQSFGHDVFTTCATDGIKILNNIGIKNVIDYTSTNYLRDLESCGPFDVMYDTLNEKYFELFKGLLRDMSFSSYVSLRPTLLPEMDEQGVALGLLKSGGKFLQSNLSQLSSGKGSYRWGFFTPNALMLDQIRPLIESGKIKPLIDKVFTIDDALDAYKHVAEGHTRGKTIIKMTED comes from the coding sequence atgttttgcaaaaaattacCCAACTTTAACTTGCCaataaagaaattgaaatgCAGTTTGGTTTCAAAGGCGTATCACTTGCCCAGTCAAATGAAATGTGTGGAACTTAATAAATATGCTGATTGCCTTGATGACCTAAAAATTAATGCAACAACATCACCTCCAACTGATAAAGAAATAGGGGCTCATCAGGCTTTAATAAAGGTTATGGCTGCATCTATCAATCCATTTGATATCGAAATGACTAGAGGATATGGTCGAGAAGCTATGAATGTTTTCCGAAGAATGTCAAAATATCCAGAATTTCCTTTAATATTAGGTCGTGATTGTTCTGGAATTGTGATCAAACGTGGCAAACGTTTTCGGCGATTTAAAGTTGGAGACGCTGTTACTTGTGTACGTTGGATTGATGGGCAAGGAACTCATGCAGAGTATGTGGTTGTAAATAAATGCGAGATGTCACTTAAACCATGTAACTTAACACATACAGAGGCTTCAAGTTTTCCATATGTTGGATGTACCACTTGGAATGCGCTTATCCATTCAGGGGTAGTACCCATCACTGGTAgaccaaaaaaagtatttattccTGGTGGTACTGGAGGTATCGGATCATTTGCTGTACAGTTGTGTCAGAGTTTTGGACATGATGTGTTTACAACATGTGCCACAGAtggtattaaaattttaaacaacatTGGAATTAAGAATGTGATCGATTATACTTCAACAAACTACTTACGTGATCTTGAATCATGTGGCCCATTTGATGTTATGTATGACACACTGAACGAAAAATACTTTGAACTTTTTAAGGGACTTTTGAGAGACATGTCATTTTCAAGTTATGTGTCACTTCGCCCTACTTTACTACCCGAGATGGATGAACAAGGCGTGGCATTGGGTTTATTAAAATCTGGTGGAAAGTTTTTGCAATCCAATTTATCACAACTATCATCTGGAAAGGGAAGTTATAGATGGGGTTTTTTCACTCCCAATGCATTAATGTTGGACCAAATTAGGCCActaattgagagtggaaagataaagccattaattgacaaagtatttactATCGATGACGCATTAGATGCTTATAAACATGTTGCAGAGGGCCACACACGtggtaaaacaataataaaaatgacCGAAGACTAG
- the LOC130629672 gene encoding uncharacterized protein LOC130629672 isoform X1, protein MKKVYIACVNGTFIYIVCLQAFRKMLSFKESPFMRRPSLPSSDATFILNGLENLIPNLNTNIKKMLNLDLPVHSQQRRHSMNDIPMIEVKPPSPGTPPARRPSYIADNLNKVLNETLEICRIKIRRCSAPSMQSFLDVEKPTDKPRRVSMPCISAEHLLQVPKPSKNKRRQRRHSLPSVALSSQSDDALKPPGRRNKRHSVTNFSSGQDLYSAYRSQTNIPFKVHEIYISGNHNSLVHLEKNINNDVINNDDLIVNMAASIESKQSGSREIKKDFSVHTSYDVNYHVPVTQDGERQLKTESADYSNSFLLHESEKQLKNNKGLDNSLINETQSCKTFNTINSQDALENQLNLQDNGDSNITEDFKKLRSGFIEQTFTREVTPYRHISSCESFNNNTIKLQDLNNRDKNNNTSCLDYTDLKNKGGCIETNGFCGVAKNTSLGSQQLIERCEDFETRELLNEHKELHAQKERNVQQKLEEKKNIKSFSSKMKFDVKTETLIDFNVTEEMIDIKKFQDREKLVLDLSVNDELFHTTTTADVDVTLTDDVVNNRENAISSENTGNWLIDTNSKTDSKVTKYNERSSNKNKIESLSATSSPTKSHLPEPLEKASSMSHLDNFVRTSKHLLQRGQRAISLHEDSIKHSDMFNSLGSTRQPGSHGNLEEKTSGSLDELETNQKLRPVRMNKEFANAMFRKAVSLCELQNMKLKENMAKIEKRFISTEVISKDVEEDTDEWFPRLSYKDCSSCTSCRSRSSSYHSLLYDEDTATNYQIYQPTVCDVNDNTKITSKNNDETVSPTDKMAAFKSKKDMFVKQSHTALGSFKEKLRRTKSKT, encoded by the exons atgaaaaaagtttacatTGCCTGTGTGAATggaacatttatatatatt GTTTGTTTGCAAGCCTTTCGCAAGATGTTATCGTTCAAAGAAAGTCCATTTATGCGGCGACCAAGTCTACCATCCAGCGACGCAACCTTTATTTTGAATGGTTTAGAAAATTTAATACCAAATTTGAACACCAATATCAAGAAAATGCTAAATTTGGATCTCCCCGTACATTCTCAGCAACGCCGTCATTCTATGAATGATATACCGATGATCGAAGTCAAACCACCGTCACCAGGGACACCACCGGCACGACGTCCGTCATATATTGCAGATAAcctaaataaagttttaaacgaaACTCTTGAAATTTGTAGAATAAAGATTCGTCGCTGCTCTGCCCCATCAATGCAATCATTTCTCGACGTCGAAAAGCCGACGGATAAACCACGTCGAGTGTCGATGCCGTGTATTTCAGCTGAACATTTGCTACAAGTTCCAAAACCGAGTAAAAATAAACGAAGACAACGTCGTCATAGTTTACCATCTGTAGCACTATCGTCACAAAGTGACGACGCATTAAAGCCGCCTGGGAGACGAAATAAGCGGCATAGCGTGACGAACTTTTCGTCGGGTCAAGATCTATATTCTGCATACAGAAGCCAAACAAATATTCCATTTAAAGTTCATGAAATTTATATCTCTGGCAATCATAATAGCTTGGTACActtagaaaaaaacataaataatgaCGTAATTAATAACGATGACCTCATAGTAAACATGGCAGCTAGTATTGAATCAAAACAAAGCGGTTCACGCGAgatcaaaaaagatttttcagtCCATACATCGTATGACGTCAATTATCATGTACCGGTAACACAGGATGGAGAGAGACAATTAAAAACCGAGTCAGCTGATTATTCAAATAGCTTTTTATTACACGAGAGTgaaaagcaattaaaaaataataagggCTTGGACAATTCATTGATTAACGAGACGCAAAGCTGTAAAACTTTTAACACAATTAATTCGCAGGACGCGCTTGAAAATCAACTTAATTTACAAGACAACGGCGATTCGAATATCACGGAAGACTTCAAAAAGTTGAGAAGTGGATTTATTGAACAAACATTTACACGAGAAGTTACGCCTTATCGTCACATATCAAGCTGTGAAAGTTTTAATAACAATACAATCAAATTACAAGATTTGAATAATCgagataaaaacaacaatacTAGTTGTCTCGATTATACAGACTTGAAGAATAAAGGCGGTTGTATCGAAACAAACGGTTTTTGTGGTGTAGCTAAGAATACTTCACTTGGCTCGCAACAATTAATTGAACGTTGTGAAGATTTTGAAACACGAGAACTACTTAATGAGCATAAAGAGTTACACGCACAGAAAGAACGCAACGTGCAACAGAAGCTAGAAGAGAAGAAGAATATTAAAAGTTTTTCAAGTAAAATGAAGTTCGACGTGAAAACAGAAACTCTTATCGACTTTAACGTAACAGAAGAAATGATCGATATAAAGAAATTTCAGGATCGAGAAAAATTAGTGCTCGATTTGAGTGTGAACGACGAGTTGTTCCACACGACAACGACAGCTGATGTTGATGTCACTTTAACCGATGACGTCGTTAATAATAGAGAAAATGCGATATCGTCGGAAAATACCGGAAATTGGTTAATTGACACCAACAGCAAAACAGATTCCAAAGTTACTAAATATAATGAGAGATCttctaacaaaaacaaaattgaatCCTTGTCTGCTACTAGCTCCCCGACTAAAAGTCATTTACCAGAACCACTAGAAAAGGCTAGCAGCATGTCTCATTTAGACAACTTTGTACGAACATCGAAACATTTACTTCAGCGGGGACAGCGAGCAATTTCATTACATGAAGATTCTATAAAACACTCAGATATGTTTAATTCATTAGGTTCCACCCGTCAACCCGGTAGTCATGGCAACCTTGAAGAAAAAACGTCAGGCTCTTTAGATGAATTAGAGACAAACCAGAAATTACGACCAGTTCGAATGAACAAAGAATTTGCGAACGCTATGTTTCGCAAAGCAGTCAGTTTGTGCGAACTACAAAACATGAAACTGAAAGAAAACATGGCAAAGattgaaaaaagatttatttcgaCTGAAGTTATCAGCAAAGACGTCGAAGAAGACACGGATGAGTGGTTTCCACGTCTGTCGTACAAAGATTGCTCGTCTTGTACATCATGTCGGTCAAGATCGTCGTCATATCATTCGCTGCTTTACGATGAAGACACGGCAACgaattatcaaatttatcagccGACGGTATGTGACGTTAATGATAACACGAAAATCACGTCAAAAAATAACGACGAAACGGTTTCTCCGACCGATAAAATGGCGGCCTTTAAGTCGAAAAAGGACATGTTTGTGAAGCAAAGCCACACAGCTTTGGGGAGTTTTAAAGAGAAACTTCGGAGAACAAAATCCAAAACATAA
- the LOC130629672 gene encoding uncharacterized protein LOC130629672 isoform X2: MEVCLQAFRKMLSFKESPFMRRPSLPSSDATFILNGLENLIPNLNTNIKKMLNLDLPVHSQQRRHSMNDIPMIEVKPPSPGTPPARRPSYIADNLNKVLNETLEICRIKIRRCSAPSMQSFLDVEKPTDKPRRVSMPCISAEHLLQVPKPSKNKRRQRRHSLPSVALSSQSDDALKPPGRRNKRHSVTNFSSGQDLYSAYRSQTNIPFKVHEIYISGNHNSLVHLEKNINNDVINNDDLIVNMAASIESKQSGSREIKKDFSVHTSYDVNYHVPVTQDGERQLKTESADYSNSFLLHESEKQLKNNKGLDNSLINETQSCKTFNTINSQDALENQLNLQDNGDSNITEDFKKLRSGFIEQTFTREVTPYRHISSCESFNNNTIKLQDLNNRDKNNNTSCLDYTDLKNKGGCIETNGFCGVAKNTSLGSQQLIERCEDFETRELLNEHKELHAQKERNVQQKLEEKKNIKSFSSKMKFDVKTETLIDFNVTEEMIDIKKFQDREKLVLDLSVNDELFHTTTTADVDVTLTDDVVNNRENAISSENTGNWLIDTNSKTDSKVTKYNERSSNKNKIESLSATSSPTKSHLPEPLEKASSMSHLDNFVRTSKHLLQRGQRAISLHEDSIKHSDMFNSLGSTRQPGSHGNLEEKTSGSLDELETNQKLRPVRMNKEFANAMFRKAVSLCELQNMKLKENMAKIEKRFISTEVISKDVEEDTDEWFPRLSYKDCSSCTSCRSRSSSYHSLLYDEDTATNYQIYQPTVCDVNDNTKITSKNNDETVSPTDKMAAFKSKKDMFVKQSHTALGSFKEKLRRTKSKT, from the exons ATGGAG GTTTGTTTGCAAGCCTTTCGCAAGATGTTATCGTTCAAAGAAAGTCCATTTATGCGGCGACCAAGTCTACCATCCAGCGACGCAACCTTTATTTTGAATGGTTTAGAAAATTTAATACCAAATTTGAACACCAATATCAAGAAAATGCTAAATTTGGATCTCCCCGTACATTCTCAGCAACGCCGTCATTCTATGAATGATATACCGATGATCGAAGTCAAACCACCGTCACCAGGGACACCACCGGCACGACGTCCGTCATATATTGCAGATAAcctaaataaagttttaaacgaaACTCTTGAAATTTGTAGAATAAAGATTCGTCGCTGCTCTGCCCCATCAATGCAATCATTTCTCGACGTCGAAAAGCCGACGGATAAACCACGTCGAGTGTCGATGCCGTGTATTTCAGCTGAACATTTGCTACAAGTTCCAAAACCGAGTAAAAATAAACGAAGACAACGTCGTCATAGTTTACCATCTGTAGCACTATCGTCACAAAGTGACGACGCATTAAAGCCGCCTGGGAGACGAAATAAGCGGCATAGCGTGACGAACTTTTCGTCGGGTCAAGATCTATATTCTGCATACAGAAGCCAAACAAATATTCCATTTAAAGTTCATGAAATTTATATCTCTGGCAATCATAATAGCTTGGTACActtagaaaaaaacataaataatgaCGTAATTAATAACGATGACCTCATAGTAAACATGGCAGCTAGTATTGAATCAAAACAAAGCGGTTCACGCGAgatcaaaaaagatttttcagtCCATACATCGTATGACGTCAATTATCATGTACCGGTAACACAGGATGGAGAGAGACAATTAAAAACCGAGTCAGCTGATTATTCAAATAGCTTTTTATTACACGAGAGTgaaaagcaattaaaaaataataagggCTTGGACAATTCATTGATTAACGAGACGCAAAGCTGTAAAACTTTTAACACAATTAATTCGCAGGACGCGCTTGAAAATCAACTTAATTTACAAGACAACGGCGATTCGAATATCACGGAAGACTTCAAAAAGTTGAGAAGTGGATTTATTGAACAAACATTTACACGAGAAGTTACGCCTTATCGTCACATATCAAGCTGTGAAAGTTTTAATAACAATACAATCAAATTACAAGATTTGAATAATCgagataaaaacaacaatacTAGTTGTCTCGATTATACAGACTTGAAGAATAAAGGCGGTTGTATCGAAACAAACGGTTTTTGTGGTGTAGCTAAGAATACTTCACTTGGCTCGCAACAATTAATTGAACGTTGTGAAGATTTTGAAACACGAGAACTACTTAATGAGCATAAAGAGTTACACGCACAGAAAGAACGCAACGTGCAACAGAAGCTAGAAGAGAAGAAGAATATTAAAAGTTTTTCAAGTAAAATGAAGTTCGACGTGAAAACAGAAACTCTTATCGACTTTAACGTAACAGAAGAAATGATCGATATAAAGAAATTTCAGGATCGAGAAAAATTAGTGCTCGATTTGAGTGTGAACGACGAGTTGTTCCACACGACAACGACAGCTGATGTTGATGTCACTTTAACCGATGACGTCGTTAATAATAGAGAAAATGCGATATCGTCGGAAAATACCGGAAATTGGTTAATTGACACCAACAGCAAAACAGATTCCAAAGTTACTAAATATAATGAGAGATCttctaacaaaaacaaaattgaatCCTTGTCTGCTACTAGCTCCCCGACTAAAAGTCATTTACCAGAACCACTAGAAAAGGCTAGCAGCATGTCTCATTTAGACAACTTTGTACGAACATCGAAACATTTACTTCAGCGGGGACAGCGAGCAATTTCATTACATGAAGATTCTATAAAACACTCAGATATGTTTAATTCATTAGGTTCCACCCGTCAACCCGGTAGTCATGGCAACCTTGAAGAAAAAACGTCAGGCTCTTTAGATGAATTAGAGACAAACCAGAAATTACGACCAGTTCGAATGAACAAAGAATTTGCGAACGCTATGTTTCGCAAAGCAGTCAGTTTGTGCGAACTACAAAACATGAAACTGAAAGAAAACATGGCAAAGattgaaaaaagatttatttcgaCTGAAGTTATCAGCAAAGACGTCGAAGAAGACACGGATGAGTGGTTTCCACGTCTGTCGTACAAAGATTGCTCGTCTTGTACATCATGTCGGTCAAGATCGTCGTCATATCATTCGCTGCTTTACGATGAAGACACGGCAACgaattatcaaatttatcagccGACGGTATGTGACGTTAATGATAACACGAAAATCACGTCAAAAAATAACGACGAAACGGTTTCTCCGACCGATAAAATGGCGGCCTTTAAGTCGAAAAAGGACATGTTTGTGAAGCAAAGCCACACAGCTTTGGGGAGTTTTAAAGAGAAACTTCGGAGAACAAAATCCAAAACATAA